The following are from one region of the Dreissena polymorpha isolate Duluth1 chromosome 2, UMN_Dpol_1.0, whole genome shotgun sequence genome:
- the LOC127867334 gene encoding uncharacterized protein LOC127867334: MFSTSRTVKSVIGKLSMILGALLTLPSASCEIDTNAEMICDISGIKEPQTVYFTHARTQLIEVQPAGKSCPTKIKEESPNIKCGCNHKKHAFCNISLRQNAHDCDSWMCSASIDGILKKSEFVQLCLGDDDSMQRKQPTVKCAGFLLKPNVTHWILEDWILKSNSDMIKIVKVGIHNISGTYLPRENNGSIVVCKLEEENQAKWVITIIYPFTARSFEHISNHTPTNRSCSTGNPTITGIIEEYLSTECPSIIINSTVNVTFCDAVNRDEMGARQFVGHMNGSFKLDILNPAAVRTFYIEEFRDYTNITLNESRRLTFICIGEGNPPPTLALVSKSLFVNTSHSQLQHTIEFSSSKGTDTYLCIAFNGIGNDSKSIYVDAFISTGEDGFFSSIIILCVGSCILLVIVVVCLLRSRGKICKIVHVTEAILEVDTVEAANRACRSSHNNDFNFEEDTSQNNTHNGVKSPTECALKTRGFCNETYSEYNPRKRKDYTMDGNDHKEKPEKTTSVSDAIRGFCNDAYADWTKPSTSWHGNAQQKFTGNIEHEQGDQRRQNPIELRVCTYGVVTRTRNQIDYDTKDSVSCKPNTTKRKEDCIYSMAKKLNDEDSAV; the protein is encoded by the exons GAGCTTTGTTAACATTACCCTCAGCGAGTTGCGAAATAGATACGAATGCTGAGATGATTTGTGACATTTCCGGAATTAAAGAACCACaaactgtttattttacacaTGCAAGGACTCAACTAATTGAAGTGCAGCCCGCTGGAAAATCATGTCCTACAAAAATTAAGGAAGAATCACCGAATATAAAGTGCGGTTGCAACCATAAGAAGCACGCATTTTGTAATATTTCGCTAAGACAAAATGCACATGACTGCGATAGTTGGATGTGTTCAGCAAGTATAGACGGGATTTTGAAGAAAAGCGAATTTGTTCAGCTATGTTTAGGAG ACGATGACAGTATGCAACGAAAACAACCGACTGTTAAATGTGCGGGTTTTCTGCTTAAACCCAATGTTACACACTGGATTTTAGAAGACTGGATATTGAAAAGCAATAGTGACATGATTAAAATTGTGAAAGTAGGGATTCATAACATTAGTGGAACTTACCTCCCTAGAGAAAACAATGGTTCAATTGTTGTGTGCAAACTAGAAGAAGAAAACCAAGCTAAATGGGTTATTACAATTATAT ATCCTTTTACAGCACGCTCTTTTGAACATATATCCAATCATACACCGACTAATCGCTCGTGTAGCACTGGCAACCCGACCATCACAGGAATAATTGAAGAGTACTTGTCTACTGAATGTCCTTCAATAATTATCAACTCCACTGTCAACGTTACGTTTTGCGATGCTGTCAATCGAGATGAAATGGGAGCAAGACAATTTGTAGGACATATGAATGGGTCATTCAAATTAGATATTCTAA ATCCAGCAGCCGTGCGCACATTTTACATAGAAGAATTTAGAGATTATACGAATATCACTCTGAATGAATCACGGCGTCTTACGTTCATATGTATCGGTGAAGGCAATCCTCCACCTACATTGGCACTAGTGTCGAAATCTTTATTTGTTAACACCAGCCATTCACAATTGCAACACACAATAGAGTTTTCCTCGAGTAAAGGTACCGATACTTACCTGTGTATCGCTTTTAATGGCATTGGGAACGATAGTAAATCAATTTATGTTGATGCTTTCATTTCCACAG GTGAAGATGGTTTCTTTTCAAGTATCATTATTCTATGTGTTGGGAGTTGCATACTTTTAGTAATTGTTGTAGTGTGTCTGTTAAGAAGTCGAGGAAAAATTTGCAAGATTGTGCATGTTACAG aagCGATACTTGAAGT AGATACGGTAGAAGCAGCGAATCGAGCATGCAGATCTAGTCACAATAATg atttcaaCTTTGAGGAAGACACTTCACAAAATAATACACATAATGGAGTAAAATCACCGACTGAGTGTGCTCTTAAAACTCGCGGATTTTGTAATGAAACGTATTCCGAATATAACCCTAGAAAGAGAAAGGATTATACAATGGATG gaaACGATCATAAAGAAAAGCCTGAAAAAACAACTTCAGTAAGTGATGCAATCCGTGGATTCTGTAATGATGCATATGCTGATTGGACCAAGCCTTCAACATCATGGCATGGCAATGCACAGCAAAAAT TTACAGGCAACATTGAACACGAACAAGG TGATCAAAGAAGGCAAAATCCCATAGAATTGAGAGTCTGTACGTACGGTGTCGTCACCAGAACGCGCAATCAAATAG ATTATGATACAAAAGACTCCGTTAG TTGTAAACCAAACACAACCAAACGGAAGGAAGACTGTATTTACAGCATGGCGAAGAAACTCAATGATGAAG ATTCAGCGGTCTGA